The following are encoded in a window of Ricinus communis isolate WT05 ecotype wild-type chromosome 4, ASM1957865v1, whole genome shotgun sequence genomic DNA:
- the LOC8269199 gene encoding heavy metal-associated isoprenylated plant protein 7 codes for MGEEEKKPAAEEKKPEEQKPEETKKAAEGDKAEKKEEEKPAAADKPPAGEEKKEDKKPDEAKESKDESPPPPQEIIMKVYMHCEGCARKVRRCLKGFDGVEDVITDCKSSKVVVKGEKADPLQVLARVQRKSHRQVELISPIPKPPSEEEKKAAEEKEKPKPEEKKEEPPVIIVVLKVYMHCEACAMEIKKRIQRMKGVESADPDLKSSEVTVKGVFDPQKLVEYVRKRTGKHALIVKQEPAEKKGEGEEKGKESKEEKKEAAAAGAPDQEGDKEKKGGEQEDNKEKKEGGGGGDQGEAKPEEAQTEETKVIELKKNEYYYYPPRYAMELYAYPPQIFSDENPNACSVM; via the exons ATGGGGGAG GAAGAAAAGAAGCCAGCAGCAGAAGAGAAGAAACCAGAGGAGCAAAAACCAGAGGAAACAAAAAAAGCAGCAGAAGGAGACAAAGctgaaaagaaggaagaagaaaaacctGCTGCTGCTGATAAACCACCAGCTggggaagaaaagaaagaagacaagaAGCCAGATGAAGCAAAAGAATCCAAAGATGAATCACCTCCACCTCCTCAAGAAATTATTATGAAAGTCTATATGCATTGCGAGGGTTGTGCTCGCAAGGTTCGCCGTTGTCTAAAGGGCTTTGATG GTGTTGAAGATGTAATAACCGACTGCAAGAGTAGTAAGGTTGTTGTGAAGGGAGAGAAGGCGGATCCACTTCAGGTTTTAGCTAGAGTACAAAGGAAGAGCCATAGGCAGGTTGAGCTCATCTCTCCAATCCCGAAACCACCGTCTGAGGAGGAGAAGAAGGCGGctgaagagaaagagaaaccCAAACctgaagagaagaaagaagag CCCCCGGTGATAATAGTGGTGCTAAAGGTTTACATGCATTGTGAAGCCTGTGCAATGGAAATCAAGAAACGGATACAAAGAATGAAAG gtGTGGAATCAGCTGACCCAGATCTAAAAAGCTCAGAAGTAACTGTGAAAGGAGTGTTTGATCCTCAAAAACTAGTAGAGTACGTGCGCAAGAGAACAGGAAAGCATGCGCTGATAGTAAAGCAAGAACCAGCAGAGAAAAAGGGTGAAGGAGAGGAAAAAGGtaaagaatcaaaagaagagaaaaaagaagcagcagcagcaggagCACCGGATCAAGAAGGtgacaaagaaaagaaaggtgGCGAACAAGAagataacaaagaaaagaaagaaggcgGCGGCGGCGGTGATCAAGGTGAAGCCAAACCAGAAGAAGCACAAACGGAAGAGACCAAAGTTATTGAACTGAAAAAGAACGAGTATTACTATTACCCACCAAGGTATGCGATGGAGTTGTATGCTTACCCTCCTCAGATCTTTAGTGACGAGAACCCCAATGCATGTTCTGttatgtaa